The following coding sequences lie in one Vicinamibacterales bacterium genomic window:
- the tig gene encoding trigger factor: MKTEIVDVNETRKNLVVEIDSTVVDAEIDKVSRDYSKAARIPGFRPGKVPAKVVRQRFRDQILHDVAHGLIPRAVDEALRERGVEPVDTPDIRDVVVEEGQPLKFTAIFDTVPPIDPGDYATISLRREASGVSDAAVDDAMAGLRERAARYEPVEGRGVEHGDSVLMDLVRTASGDHSGDDPTEYHHGPKSDNHQNVTVDIGGAANPPGFDEQLAGLTAGAEKSFDITYPADYAIKELAGTTVKYDVTVKAIRKRIVPDLDDEFAKDVGDFASLDALRARVREDLEHEARHEADRELRANLMKQLAARVAFEVPQALLEREIDRRVEEFVRRLIDQQIDPMKTNINWEDFRERQKEAAAEAVRGALVLDEVARREQIAVTPEEIEAEIAKYAERTGRTPAAVRARLEKEGGIGRLYSGLRRERAIDFLLSRATIVQT, translated from the coding sequence ATGAAGACTGAGATCGTAGACGTCAACGAGACGCGCAAGAACCTCGTCGTGGAAATCGACAGCACCGTGGTCGACGCCGAGATCGACAAGGTGTCGCGCGACTACAGCAAGGCGGCGCGGATTCCCGGGTTCCGCCCGGGGAAGGTGCCGGCCAAGGTGGTGCGGCAGCGGTTCCGCGACCAGATCCTCCACGACGTCGCGCACGGGCTGATCCCGCGCGCCGTCGACGAGGCGCTGCGCGAGCGCGGCGTCGAGCCGGTCGACACGCCCGACATCCGCGACGTGGTCGTCGAAGAGGGGCAGCCGCTGAAGTTCACGGCGATCTTCGACACCGTGCCGCCGATCGATCCGGGGGACTACGCGACGATCTCGCTGCGGCGCGAGGCGTCGGGGGTGAGCGACGCCGCGGTGGACGACGCGATGGCGGGGCTGCGCGAGCGGGCGGCGCGCTACGAGCCGGTGGAAGGGCGCGGCGTCGAGCACGGCGATTCGGTGCTGATGGATCTGGTCCGCACGGCGAGCGGCGATCACTCGGGGGACGATCCCACCGAGTATCACCACGGCCCGAAGTCGGACAACCACCAGAACGTGACGGTGGACATCGGCGGTGCGGCGAACCCGCCCGGCTTCGACGAGCAGCTCGCCGGGCTGACGGCGGGGGCGGAGAAGTCGTTCGACATCACCTATCCGGCCGACTACGCGATCAAGGAACTGGCCGGCACGACGGTGAAGTACGACGTCACGGTGAAGGCGATCCGCAAGCGGATCGTGCCCGACCTGGACGACGAGTTCGCCAAGGACGTCGGCGACTTCGCGTCGCTCGACGCGCTGCGCGCGCGGGTGCGGGAGGATCTCGAGCACGAGGCCCGGCACGAGGCGGATCGCGAGCTGCGCGCGAACCTGATGAAGCAGCTGGCGGCGCGGGTGGCCTTCGAGGTGCCGCAGGCGCTGCTCGAGCGCGAGATCGATCGGCGGGTCGAAGAGTTCGTCCGGCGGCTGATCGATCAGCAGATCGACCCGATGAAGACGAACATCAACTGGGAAGATTTCCGCGAGCGGCAGAAGGAGGCCGCGGCGGAGGCGGTGCGCGGCGCGCTGGTGCTCGACGAGGTGGCCCGGCGCGAGCAGATCGCGGTCACGCCCGAGGAGATCGAGGCGGAGATCGCGAAGTACGCCGAGCGGACCGGCCGCACGCCGGCGGCGGTGCGCGCCAGGCTGGAGAAGGAGGGGGGCATCGGGCGGTTGTACTCAGGGCTGCGGCGGGAGCGGGCGATTGACTTCCTGCTGTCGCGTGCTACTATCGTACAAACGTAA